One segment of Thermosulfurimonas sp. F29 DNA contains the following:
- a CDS encoding CHC2 zinc finger domain-containing protein, giving the protein MESMGLVRLLEDLGFGPGKRMGTYVFFRCPFHQEVHPSFAVGGPRFDGRRGYCFGCGRSYSAVDVVLQAGTAHDFREAAEWLRKHYPELAPEGQPEKQTNGRDPTERFLRKVRELHAVLKDRLYEDVLQKGEWSRAWRRVKGYDLEPMEVMLYQLGVVEEADRSRFEEVFGSQRGRRLWRQAVGRLVAPVIEPGTGRVVGWWGRLVREHSEGSHPDRKVLYIAVDRNARVPFGLHRYRDGDVVIVCEGAADAWVLGTRLYGDGVTVVAAGGMVDRFTPEVFRRYGLRCPSRLIFAPDAEWSAVRTLVRKADVLERIWSEEGTELGVLEIPAGRDPDEYVKGSEKVSLRSLRVRSLREFVAGLARGDGWEGEAAESEGLAPKTLGASGLEAEARRTLKRMGDDLRDEDEELLLLADAAMKYDEEEREKVLVELAKSRGMTVAELKKRLRRLAKRKFLERPQICFLHPALDAVFDEETGTEIIVAGYEAEELVAGETVRFNIHLLNVNGEVQIRSVERGQPLLVFEVEGKESKRYVIRPSGTALPSLNHAVGGTNLLVRVREGQEKGDLRELYSELYGLFRKYVGLSKQAHYEILALYTVMTYFHRLFTAVPFLFLFGGKESGKTRTMQLLERLCFNAHLVTRPSEAAIGDILDGFRGTLLIDQAEFLSLRGFEPMVNFLAGTYTRDTGRRAIVMIGNRGKREIRVFDCYGPKVFAGFREPLLDLRDRMITINLVRQIREFPTPTADSEDWERIRGALVVAYLKNARLVREVYQDAGNDERWRVLFEGVRREKRKEEKEEVEGVCLTGRVLELVRPLATLAEVCGSQNLGEILWEIGRQHSEVAVAVFYKDIVVLQALWDLARQSQVGKTGRKVVVGLSDLVPIVRERGEDLHMRGVLEVIKRQQVASGIKVDWNGEVYVEVSVPIIERRLAVLTNTKRGNGKDNGFGGTDSENVNGKEAEWMWEQASDQRIM; this is encoded by the coding sequence ATGGAATCCATGGGATTGGTGCGTTTGCTGGAGGATTTAGGTTTTGGGCCGGGGAAACGCATGGGGACGTACGTGTTTTTCCGGTGTCCGTTTCATCAAGAGGTTCATCCCAGTTTTGCGGTGGGGGGGCCTCGGTTTGACGGTCGGCGCGGGTACTGTTTCGGGTGTGGACGGAGTTATTCGGCGGTGGACGTAGTGTTACAAGCGGGAACGGCGCACGATTTCAGGGAAGCGGCGGAGTGGTTACGCAAACACTATCCCGAGCTTGCGCCGGAGGGACAGCCGGAAAAACAAACCAACGGAAGGGATCCGACGGAACGGTTTTTGCGAAAGGTGCGGGAGCTTCATGCGGTATTGAAGGATCGGTTGTATGAAGATGTGTTGCAGAAAGGTGAGTGGAGTCGGGCATGGCGTCGGGTGAAGGGGTATGATCTCGAGCCGATGGAGGTGATGTTGTATCAGTTGGGGGTGGTGGAGGAGGCGGATCGTTCGCGTTTTGAGGAGGTGTTTGGTTCGCAGCGTGGGCGGAGGTTATGGCGGCAGGCTGTGGGGCGTTTGGTGGCGCCGGTGATTGAGCCCGGCACGGGGCGTGTTGTGGGATGGTGGGGGCGTTTGGTGCGTGAGCATTCCGAAGGCAGTCATCCTGATCGCAAGGTGCTGTATATTGCGGTGGATCGGAATGCGCGGGTGCCGTTCGGGTTGCATCGGTACAGGGACGGCGATGTGGTGATAGTTTGTGAGGGAGCGGCGGATGCATGGGTGTTGGGAACGCGGCTTTACGGGGACGGTGTGACCGTAGTGGCGGCGGGTGGAATGGTGGATCGATTTACGCCGGAGGTATTTCGGAGGTACGGACTGCGGTGTCCGTCGCGGTTGATTTTTGCGCCGGATGCGGAGTGGAGTGCGGTGCGGACGTTGGTGCGTAAGGCGGATGTGTTGGAACGGATTTGGAGCGAGGAAGGGACGGAGCTGGGGGTGTTGGAGATTCCCGCCGGTCGGGATCCTGATGAGTATGTCAAGGGGAGCGAGAAGGTTTCGTTGAGGAGTTTGCGGGTGCGGTCCTTGAGGGAGTTTGTAGCGGGGCTGGCGCGTGGAGACGGTTGGGAGGGTGAGGCGGCGGAGAGCGAAGGGCTTGCTCCGAAGACCTTGGGAGCGAGCGGTTTGGAAGCGGAAGCGCGTCGTACTCTGAAGCGCATGGGAGACGATTTACGGGATGAAGATGAGGAGTTGCTGCTGTTGGCGGATGCGGCGATGAAGTACGATGAGGAGGAAAGAGAAAAGGTGCTTGTCGAGCTAGCGAAAAGTCGCGGCATGACGGTGGCGGAATTGAAAAAACGGTTACGCAGGCTGGCGAAGCGAAAGTTTTTAGAGCGACCGCAGATTTGTTTTTTGCATCCGGCGCTGGATGCGGTGTTTGATGAGGAAACGGGGACGGAGATTATTGTTGCGGGTTATGAAGCGGAGGAACTTGTAGCGGGAGAGACGGTGCGGTTCAACATACATTTGTTGAATGTGAACGGAGAGGTTCAGATACGGAGTGTGGAGCGCGGTCAGCCCTTGTTGGTATTTGAGGTGGAAGGTAAGGAATCCAAACGATACGTAATACGTCCGTCGGGGACGGCTTTACCGTCATTGAATCATGCGGTTGGGGGGACGAATTTGCTGGTTCGGGTGCGTGAGGGACAGGAGAAAGGCGATTTGCGAGAGCTGTATAGTGAGCTTTACGGGCTGTTTCGCAAGTATGTGGGATTAAGCAAGCAGGCGCATTATGAGATATTAGCGTTATACACGGTGATGACGTATTTTCATCGGTTATTCACGGCGGTGCCGTTTTTGTTTTTATTCGGGGGGAAGGAAAGCGGAAAAACTCGGACGATGCAGCTTTTGGAGCGGTTGTGTTTTAATGCGCATTTGGTGACGCGTCCCTCGGAGGCGGCGATAGGAGACATACTGGATGGTTTCCGGGGGACGTTGTTGATTGATCAGGCGGAGTTTTTGAGTTTGAGGGGTTTTGAGCCGATGGTGAACTTTTTGGCGGGGACTTACACGAGGGACACGGGTCGTCGGGCGATAGTGATGATTGGTAATCGTGGAAAGCGGGAGATTCGGGTTTTTGACTGTTACGGGCCAAAGGTGTTTGCGGGGTTTCGGGAGCCGCTGTTGGATTTACGGGATCGGATGATAACGATCAATCTGGTTCGGCAGATACGGGAGTTTCCGACGCCGACGGCGGATTCGGAGGACTGGGAGAGGATACGGGGGGCGCTGGTGGTGGCGTACTTGAAAAATGCTCGTTTGGTGCGGGAAGTGTATCAGGATGCGGGTAATGACGAACGCTGGCGGGTTTTATTTGAAGGGGTGCGGCGGGAAAAGCGGAAGGAAGAAAAAGAGGAAGTGGAGGGGGTGTGTTTAACAGGGCGGGTGTTGGAGTTGGTTCGGCCTTTGGCGACGTTGGCTGAGGTATGCGGTAGTCAGAATCTCGGTGAAATTTTGTGGGAGATTGGTCGTCAGCATAGTGAGGTTGCGGTGGCGGTTTTTTACAAGGACATTGTGGTGTTACAGGCGTTGTGGGATTTGGCTCGGCAGTCGCAGGTGGGGAAGACGGGAAGGAAGGTGGTGGTGGGTTTGTCGGATTTGGTTCCCATTGTGCGGGAGCGCGGGGAGGATTTGCACATGCGGGGGGTGCTGGAGGTTATCAAGCGGCAGCAGGTGGCTTCCGGAATCAAGGTGGACTGGAACGGGGAGGTGTATGTGGAAGTTTCGGTGCCGATTATTGAGCGTCGCCTGGCGGTGTTGACGAACACGAAAAGAGGAAACGGGAAAGACAATGGCTTTGGGGGAACCGATTCCGAAAATGTGAACGGTAAAGAAGCGGAGTGGATGTGGGAGCAGGCGAGTGATCAGCGGATCATGTAG
- a CDS encoding ParB N-terminal domain-containing protein yields MVEYRQVNMLQVHPVAKEFPPMPPETFEALVRQIKETGDLLVPIVTMGTVVLDGHHRLKAAREAGLEKVPVVDVRSLPPNRLLQTLVSLNCLRRNLDTNTRMRMASWLILTKYVDPLDREGLRKLAKWIGVWDYKVVLLAHLARANPELFKRLAHGQVKWSDDEVQSVVWGLSKESGVETGEKATKTADEIDLERIRAEIQQQVESELRSRLEREFEQRVEQEVAARLATMEETKEELGEQEIDEEALREEIREEVEAQVREELEKAMEEEVERRVQARLVEHLEQMQREQEEKVQKLQQRIQELQDKLDHTQGGSAEDMRELEERLQKLQREFDKVHRRMEKYRAEAEKARRELQRMMTPEEWRLLRAIDFPMELMGELCNRLTSAMDAIRIAAKAGNARVFSPFSRDVVWRYKSRILELEHLLKELKAFVLFMLGEQEWPEEDPRRKQRVPSVEKMREAYERNLAAVQERNFYNHDTIDDGVDAVEMIQEATDGASVDEIVFDENAEAAEEDDEEGRLRVEDHSVTS; encoded by the coding sequence ATGGTCGAGTATCGTCAGGTCAACATGTTGCAGGTTCATCCGGTGGCGAAAGAGTTTCCTCCGATGCCTCCGGAAACTTTTGAGGCTTTGGTTCGGCAGATCAAGGAAACCGGTGATCTCTTGGTGCCCATTGTAACCATGGGCACGGTGGTTCTGGATGGGCATCATCGGTTAAAGGCAGCGCGGGAGGCCGGGCTGGAAAAGGTGCCGGTTGTGGACGTACGGTCTCTTCCACCGAATCGACTGCTTCAGACGCTGGTGAGCCTGAATTGTCTGCGCCGCAATTTGGACACGAACACGCGCATGCGCATGGCAAGCTGGTTGATACTGACAAAGTATGTCGATCCTCTTGACCGAGAAGGTTTACGGAAACTAGCAAAGTGGATAGGGGTTTGGGACTACAAGGTCGTTTTATTAGCTCATTTAGCGCGTGCTAATCCCGAATTATTTAAGAGGTTGGCGCATGGTCAGGTGAAGTGGAGTGACGATGAGGTGCAAAGTGTAGTTTGGGGTCTCTCAAAGGAGTCTGGAGTCGAGACCGGCGAGAAAGCTACGAAGACGGCGGATGAGATTGATTTGGAAAGGATCAGGGCGGAGATACAGCAGCAGGTGGAGAGCGAGTTGAGGAGTCGGTTGGAGCGGGAGTTTGAGCAGAGGGTGGAGCAGGAGGTAGCGGCTCGGCTGGCGACTATGGAGGAAACAAAAGAAGAGTTGGGTGAACAAGAAATAGATGAAGAGGCGTTGAGGGAGGAAATTCGCGAAGAGGTGGAGGCACAGGTGCGCGAGGAGCTGGAGAAAGCAATGGAGGAGGAAGTGGAGCGGCGGGTACAGGCGCGGTTAGTGGAGCATCTGGAGCAGATGCAACGTGAGCAAGAGGAGAAGGTACAGAAGCTACAGCAACGTATTCAAGAGCTTCAGGACAAGTTGGATCATACGCAGGGTGGTTCGGCGGAAGATATGCGGGAACTGGAGGAACGGTTGCAGAAGTTACAGCGCGAATTTGACAAAGTGCATCGTCGCATGGAGAAGTATCGTGCCGAGGCGGAGAAGGCGCGTCGAGAGTTACAGAGGATGATGACACCGGAAGAGTGGCGGTTGTTGCGTGCGATTGATTTCCCGATGGAGCTGATGGGGGAGTTATGCAATCGGCTCACCTCGGCAATGGACGCCATTCGGATTGCGGCGAAGGCGGGGAACGCGCGGGTGTTTTCTCCGTTTTCGCGGGATGTGGTGTGGCGGTACAAGAGTCGCATTTTGGAGCTGGAGCATTTGTTGAAGGAGCTGAAGGCGTTCGTGTTGTTCATGTTGGGCGAGCAGGAGTGGCCGGAAGAGGATCCCCGGCGCAAGCAACGTGTTCCGTCTGTTGAAAAGATGCGGGAGGCTTACGAACGGAATTTAGCCGCCGTGCAGGAACGCAATTTTTACAACCACGATACGATTGATGATGGGGTTGATGCGGTGGAAATGATCCAAGAAGCGACGGATGGGGCATCGGTTGACGAAATAGTTTTCGATGAGAACGCTGAGGCCGCTGAGGAGGACGATGAGGAGGGGAGATTGCGCGTGGAGGATCATTCGGTGACTTCGTGA